Proteins from a single region of Thermosinus carboxydivorans Nor1:
- a CDS encoding porin, with translation MKKRLLAAAVAAMITLSAASVFAAPAVETNGDIKLHYRWNTSDIPADDDKEGGKFWLRLNVKAQLDDKTDAYLRFAYQKLTGDYVGADFNQEYPNYDKDSATSLDRFGIVYKDKGWTYNVGRQGATIGGVATLFSTEGYMGIRMGAVEGVSITGKSGSTDIKFIGGRLWDDRSANKDKIYALQASYSPAKDLTVGAIVGKYNYADASKDDTNHWAVNTAYTVGKATYLAEYAKSDADKNDTAYVFGATYAFDKKNSAYAFYSRVEANGDMGGWTDFDNNQKGLYLGYDHALDKDTTFSLFYKDMTYISGDKKDKDNTSFRTTVTYKF, from the coding sequence ATGAAAAAACGTTTACTCGCGGCGGCTGTTGCAGCCATGATCACTCTTTCCGCCGCTTCCGTCTTTGCGGCTCCGGCCGTCGAGACCAACGGCGATATAAAGCTCCATTACCGTTGGAATACTTCAGATATTCCTGCTGATGACGACAAAGAAGGCGGCAAGTTTTGGCTGCGCCTTAATGTCAAGGCTCAGCTTGATGACAAAACCGATGCTTATCTGCGGTTTGCTTACCAGAAATTAACTGGCGACTATGTTGGCGCTGACTTTAACCAAGAGTATCCCAACTATGATAAAGACAGCGCCACTTCGCTTGACCGCTTCGGCATTGTTTACAAAGACAAAGGTTGGACCTACAATGTCGGTCGTCAGGGTGCGACCATTGGTGGGGTAGCAACTCTCTTCAGCACCGAAGGCTACATGGGTATTCGTATGGGTGCCGTTGAAGGTGTATCTATTACTGGTAAGTCCGGTTCGACTGACATTAAATTTATCGGCGGCAGACTGTGGGATGACAGATCGGCGAATAAAGACAAAATCTATGCTCTCCAAGCTTCCTACAGCCCGGCGAAAGATTTGACGGTCGGGGCGATTGTCGGTAAGTACAACTACGCCGACGCGTCCAAAGACGATACTAACCACTGGGCGGTCAACACTGCCTACACCGTAGGCAAAGCTACCTACCTGGCTGAGTATGCCAAATCCGATGCGGACAAAAATGACACCGCTTATGTCTTTGGTGCCACTTACGCCTTCGACAAGAAAAACTCCGCTTATGCTTTCTATAGCAGAGTTGAAGCCAACGGTGACATGGGCGGCTGGACCGATTTTGACAATAACCAAAAAGGCCTGTACCTCGGTTACGACCATGCATTGGATAAAGATACCACCTTCAGCCTGTTCTACAAAGACATGACCTATATTTCCGGTGATAAGAAGGATAAAGACAACACATCCTTCCGCACCAC